The DNA segment TTACAGGGACTGGGCAAGATCATTTCGTCAGGCTTAAGTGAAAACCAGAAACAAAAGGTCTTTTTCGGAAACTACAATAACATTTTAAGAAAATCGGGACGAAACATCAGGTAATTTAAAACAGAAGCTATGATCAACCGAAGGAAATTTATTAATGCCAGTACCCTTTCTGCCGCGGGCATGCTGCTGTCCGCCGCATTGCCGGAAGAAGTCAGGGCCAGTGAAAAGTCCGGTCTATTTGCAGATAAAAAGCCGGCTTATGACCCTGTAAAAGAAATTTTAAAGTATAAAAAGATCGATGCCCATAACCATGTCCACCTGTTTGATGGCGGGCCCGAAGGGAATATCGAATTTGCCGAAAAATTTGGCATCACTAAAATGATCATCTCCAGGCCAATAACCAGCGGGGAAGGCACACCCAAAGATTTTAGAGGCTATAACGATCTGGTGCTGAAAGTGATGAAACAGTTTCCCGACAGGTTTACCGGGCAGCTTACCTTAAATGTAAACTATCAGAAAGAATCACTGGAAGAAATAAAACGTTGTGTAGGCGAAGGCATGATCGGCTTAAAAGTATATCACCAGGTTAAAATCAACGATCCGCTGTTTTATCCCATCATTGAAAAATTTATCGACCTTAACATGATCATCCATATGCATGCCCATTGTCAGCTGGGCTTTGCCGGCTACCGGATGAAATACGATACCAACAGCAAACCAAATACATCTATTCCAGAAGATTTTGTAGACATCGCCACACGGTATCCCGAGGCTATGTTTCAATATGCACATATCGGTGGCGGCGGCGATTGGGAATATGCCTGTAAATCGTTCCGGAACCATCCCAATATTTATGTAGACACCTCGGGGAGCAATAATCCCGAAAATATGGTAGATGCGGCATTGGAGATACTTGGGGAAGACCGTTTGTTTTTTGGATCGGATAACTGTTATTATCAAAGCGTTGGCAAAATCCTGTGTTCCGGTTTAACCGAAACACAAAGAAAGAAGATCTTTTTCGACAACTATAACAACGTCCTGAAAAAGTCGGGCAGGAATTTTTAATCTAAACACATTGCAAATGAACCGAAGGAAATTTTTTGCCAGTACCGGACTTTCAGCGGCCGGGCTGATCGTATCAGAAAGCCTTTTTGGAATAAATTCAAAGGTAGAAACTGCGCAGGCCAGCACCAGTGCCCTGGCTGGCAGGTACGACATCATGAAAGAAGTGATGAAGTACCCTAAAATAGATGCCCATGTGCATGTTGATCTTGGAAACAGTGATCCGGCGGCACAAAAGAAGTTTGCTGAAGTGCTGATCGATTATGCAGACCGGCTCAATATCCGGAAACTGGTCCTTTCAAAGCCGGTAACCAGGCTCATCAAAGGGATTCCGGATGGCAGCGTGGAAGCATTTATCGACCACAACAACATCATACTTGGTGTGATGAAGCTGCATCCCGACCGGTTTACCGGGAGCTTTACCTTTAATCCGGTACACCTTAAGGAATCCATGGATGAAATCAAGAGATGCGTTGACCAGGGGATGGTTGGCGCAAAAACCTATTACCAGACAAAGATCAGCGATCCGGCATTCTATCCGATAGTGGAAAAAATGATCGACCTGAAAATGATCATCCATACCCATGCCGAAACGCAGCTGGGCGTGGGCGGCTACCGCATGATATACGATGGGCGCAAACCCCTGAATGTGTCTATCCCGGAAGATTTTGTGGCCATTGCCAAAAGATACCCGGAAGGTATGTTCCAGCATGCGCATATAGGCGGTGGAGGCGATTGGGAGTACATGTGCAAAGCCTTAAAACACAGTCCGAATGTATATGTTGACACTTCGGGAAGTAACAACGAAGAATGGATGATTGATTTTGCATTGCAGGAGCTTGGAGAAGACCGTCTGCTTTTTGGTTCTGACAATATGTATTACCAGAGTGTAGGCAAGATCCTGGCTTCTAACCTGAATGAAAGCCAGAGAAAAAAGATATTTTTTGAAAACTTTAACAATATTTTAAGAAAAGGAGGACACCATGTTGATTGATATCAATGCGTATGTTGGCCACTGGCCATTTCAGCAGCTTAAGTACAATACCTGCGAGGGGCTATTGGGCCGGATGAATAAGTTTGGGGTCGATAGCTCTGTGATCAGCAACCTGAATGGCATTTTTTATAAAAATACAGCCTCCGCAAATGAAGAACTATACGATGAGATCAGGTCTAACCGGAAGTTTGGCGATCGGTTTATCCCTTTCGGTGTCATCAACCCCATCTATGCCGGCTGGAAAGATGACCTGGAGGTTTGTGTAAAGAAATATGGCTTTAAGGGCATCCGGATCTATCCCAAATACCACGATTTTGGCATTACCGACCCGGCATGTATTGAGCTGGTAAAAAGGGTGCGCGACTACGGCCTGCCGGTGGCATTCAATTTCCGGATGGTCGACAGCCGGCAGCGGTCCTGGATGGACATCGATTATGTGGTAGGCACGCCGAAACCAGAATGGAACCTGAAAAACATTTTGCCGATAGTAAGGGAAGTCCCGGATGCCAAATACATGATCCTGAACTTTGCCAACAATGCAGCGCTGAATGATGAAGAAATGGGCCTCGTAAAGAAAAGCAATTTGCTGTTCGATACTTCGGGACGGGCCATTACCAATATGGCCGAATTTATTGACCGCTACGGTAAAGATAAGTTTGCTTTTGGCACACATGCACCCATTTTAGATTACCTGACCGGACAATTGCGCATAGAATCTATGGGACCCTCTGAAACAGATGCACAGACCAAAGAGCTGTTAAGGTCGGGGAACGCAAAAAAGATGCTCGGAATATAAGGCTCTTTTTATCCAATTAATTTATAGCATTTAAGCAGATCAACAAGCTCAATGAAACACACAAATGACCGCCGCGATTTTATAAAAAAGATTTCTTTAACAGGTCTTGGCCTGGCGCTTACCAACGGCTTTACTAAAACGTATGCCGGCACAACCGGAAATACACTTGTTGACAGGAGGGCAACGATAGTTGGCCTGCCACAAAACCCTTCCGTACCTTTTGTGCCCCAGCGCGCTGCAAGCTGGTGGGTAACCATAGAAGACCTGCAATGGTCGCAAAAAAAGATCGTCGATAAAATAAAACGAAGAGCAGCCGCTTTTGCCGAGGCCGAAATAGATCTGGCCATCAATTACGGCTGTCATATCCGGTTCGACTTTTCAAATTATTTTGGGCAGCTGCACGGTTATATGGCCAATGTATGCGATGAACTCCATAAATACAACATCAAGTTTATGGACCACTACTCCTGTAACCATGTCGAAAGACCAAGAGGCGAGGAGGAGTTTAAAAAATTACACCGGGGGCAGCGCCATCATGTATTGTTGTTCCATGATCCCAAAGCCGCAGCATTTGCCCAGTATGAAGGCCATTTATTTAATGATATCTGTGAGGTCGACATCCGTGATGGCAGCAGGGGTTATGCCCGGCAGTATCAGATGGAAACTTTTTGCCACAACAATCCTGGTTTTCTGGACATGCATGCCAGGTACCTGGAAAGGCTTTTCAAAGAAGTACCTATTGATGGCATTGAAGTGGATGACATGTGTGATTACTCTGGCTTAACAACTTGTGGTTGTAAATATTGCCGCGACCGCTTTAAAAAAGATTACGGGCATGAAATCCCTGCATTTGGCGAAAAAAGCTTTTGGGGAGACGTTAAGAAGCCTATGCTGCAATGGGGCAATTATGAAAACCCTGCATTCAGGGATTGGTTAAGGATGAAAACGGATGTGATTGTTGACCATGTAAAAATGGTGAAAAGGATTGCAGGTGATAAGCCTTTGATGTCCTGTTGTTCCAGTACCGGCCCTATCGTGCTGAACGGCATCTCGCTCGATCTGGAAAAAATGGCCCCTTATCTCGACTTCTTTATGCTCGAAAATGTGGGTACCAATGTGAAGAGTGTCGACTGGACGCACATGGATGCGGAGGCCCTGAACCAAAAAGATATTGCCGATAAACGGGGTAATGCGCCTGCAATGGCTTTAAGTTATACCATTTACGAGAAAGGCGGATATTTTGGCTGGGCGTTAAGCCGCTTCTGGGGGGTAGCCAACTGGAGCAGTACGCACAACCAGCGCCTGGAAGAAGACCCTGCCGATGCCATGGAAATGGAGGATGTAATCCGCCCTTCTAATTTATGGGAAGTTAAGCACAGCCCCATGAAAGCAAGGGAAGGTAAAGATCTGGTAGAGGTAAGAGTGGTAAACAATAAATTGTGTAAAGACAATGGCTGGCGGGATGATGAAGGACAGGAGCATTGGACCCATGCCAAAACCTGGTCAAAAAAACTGCTCGAAAACAACATAGGTTACCGCTTTGTGCGCTATGAAGAACTGGCTGATGCTGCTGCGTTGAAAAAAGATCAGACTCCCCTGGTCCTGGACGGGGTAGGCTGTGTTTCTGATGCCCAGTTTAATGCCATAAAAAGCTATCTGGCTGCCGGGGGAAAGGCATGGCTGGCCCTTCCGTTTGGAACCCATGACGGAAAAGGATTTAAACGGACTGTTCCCCTGTCGGATGAACTGCGCAGCACAAAATATAAAAACCTTGTTTTTATCGATTCTATTACCAGATCAGATGTGCTCAGTAAACTCATTGCCCAGGGAAACCTGAAGCCGGTTATCAGGCAAATTGCCGGCGATAAAGGCTGGGTGGCAAGGATACGGATCTACAAGAATAAACCGGTTATACATTTGATGAATACGGCACTTACTGGTATACCGCACCCCAGCATAAAAGACAACTCTGGTATCAGTATACTGGCCGATATCAGCTCTAAGATAGAAAACAACAAACTGCAGTACGAAATACATACAGAACGGATAAAATTAACAGACCTAAAGGTATCAAGCCCTGAACTGGCCGAAAATCAAAGAAATGTAGCTGTATTTAAAAGTAAAAAGGGGTATTCTACTTTCAATGTTGACTTAAATGGCATTAAGGTTTATGCAGAACTGATAAACGCTGTGTAGGTTAGCTTATTTTTTGTTATAAAAACTTACCTTACAAAGTGTTAATTGTAAAATAATATTACTTTTCATTTGTTTTATAAAAATATTACCTATATTAGGGTACGTAACCGTAACTATCTAAACCATTCATATTAACATTAAGATGTACCATTGGGCATGTAAAATTATTTCCTATGAAAATTATTAATTTTACTAAAAAACTATTTGCAGCGGTGCCTTTACTGTTCTTTTTTGCAGGGGCTGCACTTGCTATAGCTGTCCCGATAGCATCATCAGGCCCGGAGCTCCTGGTTTACGTTAATAGATCCGGTCAGAAAAAGCCTGTCAGTACCAAGGCCGAATGGCAGATCAAGCGACAGCAAATCCTTGAGCGTATGCAGCAGGTAATGGGTAAATTGCCTGGACGTAAAGGTTTGCCTGCAATGGATATCCAAATTACAGATAGTCTTAAAGAAGATGGTTTTACCCGTTATACAATTAATTTTACTGTTGCCGAAAACGAAATTTTACCTGCCGACCTATACATTCCCCATCAAAGCGGGAAACCTAAGCGGCTGCCCGCTATGCTGGCGCTGCATGGAACCAGTGCATTAGGAAAAAGATCCATTGGCGGGGAAAGTCCGCTGGCCAACAGGGCTTATGCCAAAGAACTGGCCATGCGGGGTTATGTGGTAATTGCGCCCGACTATCCGAGTTTTGGCGACCTGAAAGA comes from the Pedobacter heparinus DSM 2366 genome and includes:
- a CDS encoding amidohydrolase family protein, yielding MINRRKFINASTLSAAGMLLSAALPEEVRASEKSGLFADKKPAYDPVKEILKYKKIDAHNHVHLFDGGPEGNIEFAEKFGITKMIISRPITSGEGTPKDFRGYNDLVLKVMKQFPDRFTGQLTLNVNYQKESLEEIKRCVGEGMIGLKVYHQVKINDPLFYPIIEKFIDLNMIIHMHAHCQLGFAGYRMKYDTNSKPNTSIPEDFVDIATRYPEAMFQYAHIGGGGDWEYACKSFRNHPNIYVDTSGSNNPENMVDAALEILGEDRLFFGSDNCYYQSVGKILCSGLTETQRKKIFFDNYNNVLKKSGRNF
- a CDS encoding amidohydrolase family protein, which produces MNRRKFFASTGLSAAGLIVSESLFGINSKVETAQASTSALAGRYDIMKEVMKYPKIDAHVHVDLGNSDPAAQKKFAEVLIDYADRLNIRKLVLSKPVTRLIKGIPDGSVEAFIDHNNIILGVMKLHPDRFTGSFTFNPVHLKESMDEIKRCVDQGMVGAKTYYQTKISDPAFYPIVEKMIDLKMIIHTHAETQLGVGGYRMIYDGRKPLNVSIPEDFVAIAKRYPEGMFQHAHIGGGGDWEYMCKALKHSPNVYVDTSGSNNEEWMIDFALQELGEDRLLFGSDNMYYQSVGKILASNLNESQRKKIFFENFNNILRKGGHHVD
- a CDS encoding amidohydrolase family protein, whose amino-acid sequence is MLIDINAYVGHWPFQQLKYNTCEGLLGRMNKFGVDSSVISNLNGIFYKNTASANEELYDEIRSNRKFGDRFIPFGVINPIYAGWKDDLEVCVKKYGFKGIRIYPKYHDFGITDPACIELVKRVRDYGLPVAFNFRMVDSRQRSWMDIDYVVGTPKPEWNLKNILPIVREVPDAKYMILNFANNAALNDEEMGLVKKSNLLFDTSGRAITNMAEFIDRYGKDKFAFGTHAPILDYLTGQLRIESMGPSETDAQTKELLRSGNAKKMLGI